ATTGTTCCCTTTGTTATTATGGTGGTGAGTGTTCTGGTGTCTTGCCCTTATGTCATGCTGTGACGTTTCAAAATATTGTCTAGGGATATCATTTCATCCAATGATTTCTGTagtgatactaatattgtctccttttgtctttttgttttcttgagtcgagggtctttcggaaacaacctctctactccttcggggtaagggtaaggtctgcgtacacaccaccctccccagaccccattagtGGGATTTTTCTAGGTTGTTGGTTTGGTTTATCAAGGCTTTTTATGTCTAAATTTATGTCAAACTAAGTACCTAGAAGTTCAATGGAGAAGAGTCCAGCAAAACCACTTGAGTTTGTTCAGTATATGCTATTTTAGAAGACAATGTTTTAGTAGTCTTACTTCAGTCAGTTTGATGTAGTTCCTCCTGGCACTGTATCAGTCAGTCAGTTCATTTTGTAAACATGCAATAGTGGATGAAACAATCAAGAAAAAGAACCCTGCTTCTGTGAAAATCAGTCCACATACATTAGCACAACTAAATGCAGAGGATGTTCCAGAGGCTGTTGTTGAAGCAAGGAAGAGATCGAAAACTATCCAGTCAGTTGTGACAAGGAAAGAACTTTATGCCCTTGAAACAACTTAGCAGTTTAGGAAGTAATGGGAAAGAGAACAAGCAACCGCGTTCATTTCCCAGCAGAGCTACCTTTTAAATCCTTGACTAGAATTCCCATTGATATAGCTCAAAGCAGTAGAGATTCCAAGGTCACTGAAAGACTGAGCTAGCGAGTCCAGCCAAAAATTGCATGTGATGATTTTTGTGATATACTATAACCTCCAAAACAGAGGAACATCAAAACCATCATATGCAACTGGGATAACCAAACAATTCATCAAAATAAAATGCCAGTGGCTTTGACTTTAGCGAATAAACTGCAATGTGTCCACATTAGACTGAATGATGCAGATGCACTACATTTCGCAGAAACTCTTGAGAAAGCACAGAACTGTATATGCAGAGCACAAATATTTCCTGCATCAAAGATTGAACCATTGTCGAATCCACTCCCCTATACCAGTGCTACACTTATTCACAACTCACAATACCTTCTTCAGTCTCCCGAAACTTTTGGCATTCCTAACACATATTGCCAGAAGCTGTATACTTTGAGGCCTTAAAAGAATATCCAGTCTCAGgctatgttgcgcggactctccaaaatactgccgcacccgtgtcggattCTCCAAAAATACACTGCTTTTGGAGAATCTGGCATGCACCCGGCGatattttcggagagtccgagtAACATAGGTCTCAGGGCAGACCACTCCACGATAGAGTACTCATGCGCTTTACACCAAATAAATGCAAGTTAAACCACTTTAGATAGAGATCCTCAAGGCAGCATAATGCTCTTGTGATACTGCAAAGCACCAACAGTTGTCAATACAGCACCCTTCCAAAAAGTGTGCCCTTTAGAATCTttacactccaaatccccagaaGACTATGAGTCCATGACAAACAAGTTTGAACAATCCTCCAAGTATCAGAAAAGCTTGTATGCTAGCAATCTGGCTGTCGACAGCTTAGGAACTAAAATTGGATGTGTCGTGATTTTAGTGGAAACTGGAGAATAAGCTTTATACAGTCTAAATTACTGTAAAAGATCATTAGTACTCAACCTGCCAAAAAATGATGATTATTGCGTACAAtcgacccttgtggtccggcccttccccggaccccgcacatagcgggggcttagtgcaccgggctgcccttttagtTACTTGGGGACTTCAGCTTCCAAATGAGAGATGAAAATGGGAAAGCTCTAGGAACTAAAGCCTGATATGATAAAATAAAGATCGTTAGCAAGTGAAGGTAACAAAGCTTTCCACACACTGAATCAAATAGGCAAAGGAAGTCCAAAAGATTCAAAGTAACCCCAAGTTCTGTATATATCAGCCATGGGAACATTTTGAGGTTGCAAGAAATATATATATTCCTTACTTAACTATGGCGAGATATTCTGGATGATCCTTAAGAGTTTCTGCATTCTACACTACACCCCATATTCAGAAGTAAGCAAAATGATGTTCAACCTTTCAATCATATATTTTGCTACTTCTGTAGAAAAGGATGTGCCAACATCTTTAAATAATTTATGTCTGACCTGCAGCAGGTTATCATACAGATGAAGAAGCTGGTGCTTCCACTGTCGGAGAAATTACAAGCAGCACGTTGAGATGTTTCAGAAAATTCATTTAGGCAGATCTAGAATTCCACTGTTGCTATCAATTGATAATGCAGTATTTGTGTCTCTTTGACACTGAAAGCAGCTGTTGCCTGATGGATCAATCGATAATATAGACGAATGCCGAGTTCTTTCACATCTTAGTTGAACAATTAATTCATACCTGACTAATTTGCCATTACTAAAATAACACCTTGCCTGTTCTCAAGTTCAAGATGTCATCTTCAATCATTACCAATTTTCCATTGATTTCCTAATGGCACACTCTATTGGCTTAAGAAGATTGTTTTTGAAGACAAAAGGTGAGCATGTTCTTTTAACAAAAAGTAACCACACAGAGAGAGATGCATAAAACCAGATTCAGGAGATTGACCTATTATAGTCATGGAAAACTGCAACTAAAGCCCCTTCCAACCACCCCCCCCCCACCCACACACACCCACACACACATAGAAGAGCAGAAAGTGGCTGTATTTCCGGGAAACAACTATTAAGAGACAATTTCTAAACAAAGAAGAACATTTATAAAAGCCATTTCAAAGCATCAATTATTGAGCTTTAGGGAAGTCTCAAGACATTCCCATTAAAGAACTGCACTCTATTTATTTTCATAGTTACTTTATGCTTTCAAAATCTGGCCAATTAACCACCAATAGTCACATTAATTTTCACTCACAGCATCACATGCAAACTGAGACAGACAAGAGATCCATGAAGGAAAACTTCAAGGGTATAGATTTTATttcaaaagagaaagaaagaaaacttcAAGGTATCTTTACAAATTGTGAATGACGAAAAGTACATTGTTTGAACTTTTCAAATCTCAGCACAGGTTTTCTActgtgtaaaaatccaaaattaccATCTCTCAAATGATTTTCAACTGGTAATACTTTATCAGACAACAAATCCATAAAGAAGCTATTTACGATGAAGTGGTCAACGAGGCTAAACCACATAAATAATCCGCCTTCAGCATCTGATAACTTTCTCCAAGAGGAATTTAACTCATTCCTTATTTTTCAAGAGAGGCACAAATTGAATGTGAAGCAAAGGTTCACGTAGTAATTCCTCCGCGACAGAAACAACTGCCGGTAACTTCAAGGGCCATAAAATCAACTTTCAAAACATGTTATTGGACTTCTGCTAATGCTGAGGAAATTGTTAAGGCTTCTAGTACAGGCTGACTTTCTTCACTTGAGGTTTCCATTCTATACGATTTACAGCTGAAGTAGAAAACTGTGCTCATCATGGAGTCGATAAGCATCACAAACGAGTACAATAGTACCAAAAGAGGCCCTTCCCATAATCttgaagatccatctccatagcTTATTGTCTTCACCCTATGCTCAAACAAACCCTCCACAATCGCCATCCCAATAGTCGATCCAAGAAATATTAGAAGTCCAACTTGTGTCTGCCCCTTGATCAGTGAACTAGACCGAAGCAATGCTTGTGGTCCAGATTCATCCTCTAAAACAGATATCACAATCGCAATGTTGCAGATAATAATAGCATTTGCTAAAATAATCGAGAAAATCATCCCTACTACCATCGCGGGGTACAAGATCAAGTCAGGGGGGAACCCCATGATCGAGAAAGCACTGCTCACGGATACAACAAGTACAATAAACAACGTGAAGCATCCAGAAATCACAGTACACACCCACAGGTAAGTCAGAACAACCCGTTTCCAAATCTTGGTCATAATCACATAAAACTTTTGCGAATCAAATTTTTTCCTCGAGTAAGTGCAATCGACTGAATAAACTATGGCAGCTTTTGACAACAGCGATAAAGTAACGTACAAAGGGAAGCACATTACAGCTGAAATGACAACTTCAGAGAACTTTTGACAAGACTGTTTGATAAATGGCTTCAATGGAAGCCCGCTCGATTTGGCAACGAGCAACAACCTTATGGTCAGTCTCTTAACTAAGGAGTGATTAACCAATACATTAGATAAAACAACAGCAGAGACAGGGCAAATTAGCAATGCAGCAATTGCCATGAAACCTATTGAA
The Nicotiana sylvestris chromosome 11, ASM39365v2, whole genome shotgun sequence DNA segment above includes these coding regions:
- the LOC104234939 gene encoding uncharacterized protein; the encoded protein is MEISSGLSPRVNSVTSDEGKNAGPHPQNFDLELTDTVSHTDHHFQTLNALEILRETVRILRYNSIGFMAIAALLICPVSAVVLSNVLVNHSLVKRLTIRLLLVAKSSGLPLKPFIKQSCQKFSEVVISAVMCFPLYVTLSLLSKAAIVYSVDCTYSRKKFDSQKFYVIMTKIWKRVVLTYLWVCTVISGCFTLFIVLVVSVSSAFSIMGFPPDLILYPAMVVGMIFSIILANAIIICNIAIVISVLEDESGPQALLRSSSLIKGQTQVGLLIFLGSTIGMAIVEGLFEHRVKTISYGDGSSRLWEGPLLVLLYSFVMLIDSMMSTVFYFSCKSYRMETSSEESQPVLEALTISSALAEVQ